A genomic segment from Polyangium mundeleinium encodes:
- a CDS encoding metallophosphoesterase family protein, with product MPGRTFAIGDIHGDLDALQRLLGTLPPLDTTDTLVFVGDYLDRGPRSADVVALLRALPSQTPAKVVPLRGNHEDAWLRILERGWPEFVIPPQNGCLATLRSYLGRPPPAEGEGMADDEVEPLFKGTFFPPDVVEWMRQLPYWYEDEHAIYVHAALPKGANGFEHPSTTQKRLAMLWCRDDDFVREYRGKLVIFGHTATKYLPPELSEYTPEDKEDAWVGPCVIGIDTRCGKGGYLTCVELPSGQVYESR from the coding sequence ATGCCTGGCCGCACCTTCGCCATCGGCGACATTCACGGCGACCTCGACGCGCTCCAGCGCCTCCTCGGCACCCTGCCTCCGCTCGACACGACCGACACCCTCGTTTTCGTCGGCGATTACCTCGATCGAGGCCCCCGCTCGGCCGACGTCGTCGCGCTCCTCCGCGCCCTCCCTTCGCAGACGCCCGCGAAGGTCGTCCCCCTCCGCGGCAATCATGAAGACGCTTGGCTCCGCATCCTCGAGCGCGGCTGGCCCGAATTCGTCATCCCCCCGCAAAACGGCTGCCTCGCCACGCTGCGCTCGTACCTTGGCAGACCGCCTCCGGCCGAGGGCGAAGGCATGGCCGACGACGAGGTCGAGCCTCTCTTCAAAGGCACCTTTTTCCCGCCCGACGTCGTCGAATGGATGCGGCAGCTCCCGTACTGGTACGAGGACGAGCACGCGATTTACGTACACGCGGCCCTGCCGAAGGGAGCGAACGGCTTCGAGCACCCTTCCACCACGCAAAAGCGTCTGGCGATGCTCTGGTGCCGGGATGACGACTTCGTGCGCGAGTATCGGGGCAAGCTCGTCATTTTCGGGCACACGGCCACGAAATACCTCCCGCCCGAGCTCTCGGAGTATACGCCGGAGGACAAGGAGGACGCGTGGGTCGGCCCGTGCGTGATCGGGATCGACACGCGTTGTGGCAAGGGTGGTTATCTGACGTGTGTGGAGCTCCCGTCCGGGCAGGTGTACGAGTCGCGCTGA